One Glycine max cultivar Williams 82 chromosome 3, Glycine_max_v4.0, whole genome shotgun sequence DNA window includes the following coding sequences:
- the LOC100812698 gene encoding serine/arginine-rich splicing factor RS2Z33 isoform X2 has protein sequence MKNDFAFVDFSDPRDADDARYNLDGRDVDGSRIIVEFAKGAPRGSREYLGRGPPPGSGRCFNCGLDGHWARDCKAGDWKNKCYRCGERGHIERNCKNSPKKLSTRRGRSYSRSPVRSHSPRRGRSRDRSYSRDRSYSRSRSPVRREESPVREDRSQSPQHKNSPQPSKTRKHSPSPDRSPQRRGDTSPDNDRLSRSPARDREDRGYDSPKVNGRSGSPSRSPRDDDRSPIDDEDNHRHSPRGSESP, from the exons GATTTTAGTGATCCTCGAGATGCTGATGATGCAAGATATAACTTGGATGGTCGGGATGTTGATGGAAGTCGTATTATTGTGGAATTTGCAAAAGGG GCTCCTCGTGGGTCCCGGGAATATTTGGGGCGAGGTCCTCCTCCTGGCTCTGGACGCTGCTTTAATTGTGGCCTTGATGGTCATTGGGCACGGGATTGCAAAGCTGGGGATTGGAAGAATAAGTGTTACCGCTGTGGGGAGAGAGGACATATAGAAAGGAACTGCAAGAACAGCCCCAAAAAATTGAG CACAAGGCGAGGACGGAGTTATTCACGGTCACCAGTCAGGTCACATTCACCTCGTCGTGGCAGAAGCCGTGATCGCAGTTACAGCCGAGATCGCAGCTACAG TCGATCACGATCCCCTGTCAGAAGAGAAGAAAGCCCCGTTCGTGAAGATAGGTCACAAAGCCCTCAACACAAAAATAGTCCTCAGCCCTCCAAGACAAGGAAGCATAGTCCATCACCTGACCGTAGCCCACAGAGAAGAGGTGACACATCTCCTGACAATGATAGGTTGAGCAGAAGCCCTGCAAGGGACCGCGAAGATAGGGGCTATGACAGCCCTAAAGTTAATGGTCGTAGTGGCAGCCCTAGCCGTAGCCCCAGGGATGATGACAGGAGCCCCATTGATGATGAAGACAACCACCGCCACTCACCAAGAGGCAGCGAGTCACCTTAA